Genomic DNA from Bacteroides zhangwenhongii:
ACTGAGAAGAGATTGTTTTAAATCAGACATCAAATTGATGGTGGTTAAAAACACCTTGCTTCACAAAGCACTTGAAAGCCTGGAAGAAGACTTTTCACCTCTTTACGATTCTTTGAAGGGTACTACTGCTGTTATGTTTTGCAACACTGCAAACGTTCCTGCAAAACTTATCAAGGATAAAGCGAAAGACGGTATTCCCGGACTGAAAGCTGCATATGCAGAAGAAAGCTTCTACATTGGTGCAGATCAATTGGATGCTCTCGTTGCAATCAAGAGTAAGAATGAAGTTATCGCCGATATCGTTGCACTGTTGCAATCTCCGGCCAAGAATGTTATTTCTGCTCTTCAATCAGGTGGTAACACCCTTCACGGAGTTCTCAAGACTCTTGGTGAGAGACCCGAATAATTTTCAAAAACAACAAAGTATTTAAACAATTAAAATCATACAAAAAATGGCAGATTTGAAAGCTTTTGCAGAACAATTAGTTAACTTGACAGTAAAAGAAGTTAATGAACTTGCAACTATCCTTAAAGAAGAATACGGTATTGAACCTGCTGCTGCAGCTGTAGCTGTTGCTGCTGGTCCTGCAGCTGGTGCTGCTGCCGCAGAAGAAAAAACTTCTTTCGACGTAGTATTGAAGAGCGCTGGTGCAGCTAAACTTCAAGTAGTTAAGGCCGTTAAGGAAGCTTGTGGTCTTGGTTTGAAAGAAGCTAAAGACTTGGTAGACGGTGCTCCTAGCACAGTTAAAGAAGGTTTGGCTAAAGACGAAGCAGAATCATTGAAGAAAACATTGGAAGAAGCTGGAGCTGAAGTTGAACTTAAATAACATTGGCCTGGTAATCAGGTAATTCGGTTAGGAATCCTTCGCAAGAGGATTCTTAACCTTTTTGTGTATATATTTCAAATTAAGTTCTCCAAATTCATTAATAGATGTCTTCAAATACTGTAAATCAAAGAGTTAATTTTGCTTCGACTAAGAATCCGCTCGAATATCCGGATTTCCTGGAAGTACAATTGAAGTCATTCCAAGACTTTCTACAATTAGATACCCCGCCCGAAAAACGTAAGAATGAGGGATTGTATAAAGTATTTGCTGAAAACTTCCCTATTGCCGATACTAGAAACAATTTTGTTCTTGAGTTTCTGGATTATTATATTGATCCGCCGCGTTATACCATCGATGATTGTATAGAGCGTGGGCTCACTTATAGTGTTCCTTTGAAAGCGAAACTTAAACTTTACTGTACCGATCCTGATCACGAGGATTTTGATACAGTGATTCAGGACGTATTCCTCGGCCCTATTCCTTATATGACTGATAAGGCTACTTTCGTTATCAACGGCGCCGAACGAGTAGTTGTATCGCAGCTTCACCGTTCTCCGGGTGTGTTCTTCGGTCAGAGCGTACATGCCAATGGTACGAAACTTTATTCGGCTCGTATTATTCCGTTTAAGGGTTCGTGGATCGAGTTTGCTACTGACATCAATAATGTGATGTACGCATACATCGACCGTAAGAAGAAATTGCCGGTAACTACTTTGTTACGTGCGATTGGCTTCGAGAATGACAAAGATATCCTTGAGATTTTCAACCTTGCGGAGGACGTGAAGGTTAACAAGACAAATCTGAAGAAAGTGCTGGGCCGTAAACTGGCTGCACGTGTCTTGAAAACATGGATTGAAGATTTCGTTGATGAAGATACCGGTGAAGTGGTTTCTATCGAACGTAACGAAGTTATTATCGACCGTGAAACCGTACTGGAAGAGGAGCATATTGATGAAATTCTTGAATCGGGAGTTCAGAACATTCTGTTGCATAAGGATGAGCCGAACCAGTCCGATTATTCTATCATATATAATACATTGCAGAAGGACCCGAGTAACTCGGAAAAAGAGGCTGTGTTGTATATCTACCGTCAGTTGCGTAATGCCGATCCGGCTGATGATGCAAGTGCACGTGAAGTTATCAACAACCTGTTCTTCTCGGAAAAACGATATGACCTTGGTGATGTAGGTCGTTACAGAATCAATAAGAAATTGAATCTGACGACTGATATGGATGTGCGTGTCCTCACTAAGGAAGATATTATTGAAATCATTAAGTATCTGATTGAGTTGATTAACTCAAAGGCAGATGTAGATGATATTGACCACTTGAGTAACCGTCGTGTGCGTACAGTAGGCGAACAGCTTTCCAACCAGTTTGCCGTTGGTTTGGCTCGTATGTCCCGTACGATTCGTGAACGTATGAACGTTCGTGATAATGAGGTGTTTACTCCGATTGATTTGATTAACGCGAAGACTATTTCTTCTGTAATCAATTCATTCTTCGGAACGAACGCACTGTCTCAGTTTATGGACCAGACAAACCCATTGGCTGAAATTACGAATAAACGCCGTATGTCTGCGTTAGGTCCCGGTGGTCTTTCCCGTGAACGTGCCGGATTTGAGGTTCGTGACGTTCACTACACACATTATGGTCGTCTTTGTCCGATCGAGACTCCTGAAGGTCCGAACATCGGTCTGATATCTTCATTGTGTGTATTCGCTAAGATTAATGATCTTGGATTCATTGAGACTCCTTACCGTAAGGTAGAAAATGGAAAAGTGGATCTTTCTGAAAACGGTCTGGTTTATCTGACGGCCGAAGAAGAAGAAGAAAAGATTATTGCACAAGGTAATGCTCCGTTGAATGACGACGGTACATTTGTGCGTAATAAAGTTAAATCTCGTCAGGATGCTGACTTCCCGGTTGTTGAACCGTCTGAAGTTAACCTGATGGATGTATCTCCTCAGCAGATTGCCTCTATTGCCGCTTCATTGATTCCGTTCTTGGAACATGATGATGCTAACCGTGCATTGATGGGATCTAACATGATGCGCCAGGCAGTTCCTTTGTTGAGAAGTGAAGCGCCGATTGTAGGTACAGGTATCGAACGTCAGTTGGTAAGAGACTCCCGTACGCAGATTACTGCAGAAGGAGATGGTGTTGTTGACTACGTGGATGCTACTACTATTCGTATTTTGTATGACCGTACGGAAGACGAAGAGTTCGTAAGCTTCGAACCTGCTTTGAAGGAATATAGAATACCTAAGTTCCGCAAGACTAACCAGAATATGACGATTGACTTGCGTCCGATCTGCGACAAGGGACAACGGGTGAAGAAGGGTGATATCTTGACCGAAGGTTATTCTACAGAAAAGGGTGAACTGGCATTGGGTAAGAACCTGTTGGTGGCTTATATGCCTTGGAAGGGATATAACTATGAGGATGCTATCGTATTGAACGAGCGCGTTGTACGTGAAGACCTATTGACTTCAGTTCACGTAGAAGAATATTCTCTCGAAGTTCGTGAAACGAAACGTGGTATGGAAGAATTGACTTCCGATATCCCGAACGTCAGTGAAGAGGCAACTAAGGACTTGGACGAAAACGGTATCGTAAGAATCGGTGCCCGTATCGAGCCGGGTGATATCATGATCGGTAAGATTACTCCGAAAGGTGAATCTGATCCTTCTCCTGAAGAAAAACTGCTTCGTGCGATCTTTGGTGATAAGGCCGGTGATGTGAAGGACGCTTCTTTGAAGGCATCTCCTTCTCTGAAAGGTGTTGTTATCGATAAGAAATTGTTCTCACGTGTGATCAAGAACCGTAGCTCTAAGTTGGCGGACAAGGCACTGTTGCCTAAGATTGATGATGAGTTTGAATCTAAGGTTGCAGACTTGAAACGTATTCTAGTTAAGAAACTGATGACTTTGACAGAAGGCAAGGTTTCTCAGGGCGTGAAAGACTACTTGGGTGCGGAAGTGATTGCTAAGGGAGCGAAGTTCAGTGCATCTGATTTTGATTCACTTGACTTTACTTCTATCCAGTTGAGTAACTGGACCAGTGATGAGCATGCTAACGGTATGATTCGTGACCTGGTGATGAATTTCATCAAGAAATATAAAGAACTGGATGCGGAACTGAAGCGTAAGAAGTTTGCTATTACCATTGGTGATGAGCTTCCTGCCGGTATTATCCAGATGGCAAAAGTATATATTGCTAAGAAACGTAAGATCGGCGTGGGTGATAAGATGGCAGGTCGTCACGGTAACAAGGGTATTGTATCTCGTGTCGTTCGTCAGGAAGATATGCCGTTCTTGGCAGATGGTACTCCGGTCGACATTGTATTGAATCCGTTGGGTGTGCCTTCTCGTATGAATATCGGTCAGATTTTTGAAGCTGTACTTGGACGTGCCGGAAAGACATTAGGTGTGAAATTTGCTACTCCTATCTTCGACGGTGCTACAATGGAGGATCTGAACGAATGGACAGACAAAGCAGGACTGCCGCGTTACTGTAAAACGTATCTTTGTGACGGTGGTACAGGTGAGCAATTTGACCAGCCGGCAACTGTAGGTGTAACTTATATGTTGAAGTTGGGCCACATGGTTGAAGACAAGATGCATGCTCGTTCTATCGGTCCGTACTCATTGATTACTCAGCAACCTCTTGGTGGTAAAGCACAGTTCGGTGGTCAGCGTTTCGGAGAAATGGAGGTTTGGGCACTCGAAGGTTTTGGCGCTGCTCATATCCTGCAGGAAATCCTTACTATCAAGTCTGATGACGTGGTAGGACGTTCGAAAGCTTATGAAGCAATTGTGAAAGGTGAACCGATGCCGCAACCTGGTATTCCGGAATCCTTGAACGTATTGTTGCACGAGTTGAGAGGATTAGGTTTGAGTATCAACTTGGAATAATTAATAAATTGGGAATTGAAAATTGAGAACTGGAAATGGAGAGTTTTTAGTTTTCAGTTTTCATTCTTCGGTTTCTTAATTTTTAATTTTTAATTTTCCATTTTCAATTAAATATAGAGTATGGCTTTTAGAAAAGAAAATAAGACGAAAAGTAATTTCTCGAAGATCTCAATTGGTCTGGCTTCTCCGGAAGAAATCCTTGAGAATTCGAGTGGTGAAGTTTTGAAGCCTGAAACCATTAATTACCGTACGTACAAACCCGAACGTGATGGCTTGTTCTGCGAGCGCATTTTCGGTCCTATCAAGGATTATGAATGTCATTGCGGTAAATACAAGCGTATCCGTTATAAAGGTATCGTCTGCGACCGTTGTGGTGTGGAAGTTACTGAAAAGAAAGTACGCCGTGAACGTATGGGACATATCCAGTTGGTTGTGCCGGTGGCTCATATCTGGTATTTCCGTTCGCTCCCTAATAAAATCGGTTATTTGCTCGGATTGCCGACAAAGAAACTGGATTCGATTATATACTACGAACGTTACGTTGTTATTCAGCCGGGTGTAAAAGCTGAAGACGGTGTAGCTGAATATGATTTGCTTTCTGAAGAAGAATATCTGGATATCCTGGATACACTTCCAAAAGACAATCAATATCTTGAAGACAATGATCCGAACAAATTCGTTGCAAAGATGGGTGCTGAAGCTATCTATGATTTGCTGGCCCGTTTGGATCTGGATGCTTTGTCTTACGAATTGCGTCACCGTGCAGGTAACGATGCTTCACAGCAACGCAAGAATGAAGCTTTGAAACGTCTTCAGGTAGTAGAATCGTTCCGTGCATCACGTGGACGCAACAAACCGGAATGGATGATTGTACGTATCGTACCGGTTATCCCGCCCGAACTTCGTCCGTTGGTTCCGTTGGATGGTGGCCGTTTTGCTACCTCTGACTTGAACGACCTTTATCGTCGTGTGATTATCCGTAATAACCGTCTGAAACGACTGATCGAAATCAAGGCTCCGGAAGTGATCTTGCGTAATGAAAAACGTATGCTTCAGGAATCTGTAGATTCTTTGTTCGATAATTCACGTAAGTCAAGTGCTGTGAAGACAGACGCCAACCGTCCGTTGAAGTCATTGTCTGACAGCTTGAAAGGTAAACAAGGACGTTTCCGTCAGAACTTGCTGGGTAAGCGTGTTGACTACTCTGCCCGTTCGGTAATCGTCGTTGGTCCGGAATTGAAGATGGGTGAATGCGGTATCCCTAAATTGATGGCTGCCGAATTGTACAAGCCGTTTATTATCCGTAAACTTATCGAGCGCGGTATCGTTAAGACTGTGAAGTCTGCCAAGAAGATCGTTGACCGCAAGGAACCGGTGATCTGGGATATTCTGGAACACGTAATGAAGGGACATCCGGTACTGTTGAACCGTGCTCCGACATTGCACCGTCTGGGTATTCAGGCTTTCCAGCCTAAGATGATCGAAGGTAAAGCTATCCAGTTGCACCCGTTGGCATGTACGGCATTCAACGCCGACTTTGACGGTGACCAGATGGCAGTTCACTTGCCTTTGAGTAACGAAGCAATTCTGGAAGCGCAAATGTTGATGCTTCAATCACACAATATATTGAACCCGGCAAACGGTGCGCCTATTACTGTGCCTGCGCAGGATATGGTTCTTGGTTTGTACTATATTACTAAGTTGCGTGCCGGTGCGAAAGGTGAAGGTTTGACATTCTACGGACCGGAAGAGGCGTTGATCGCTTACAATGAAGGTAAGGTAGATATTCATGCTCCGGTGAAAGTTATCGTGAAAGACGTTGATGAAAATGGTAACATTGTAGACGTAATGCGCGAAACTTCGGTAGGACGTGTGATTGTTAATGAAATCGTTCCGCCTGAAGCCGGTTATATCAATACAATCATCTCTAAGAAATCTCTTCGTGATATTATTAGTGATGTAATCAAGGTATGTGGTGTGGCTAAGGCTGCCGACTTCCTGGATGGAATCAAGAACTTGGGTTATCAGATGGCGTTCAAGGGTGGTTTGTCATTCAACTTGGGTGATATTATCATTCCGGAGGAAAAAGAAACCTTGGTACAGAAAGGTTACGACGAAGTGGAACAAGTCGTAAACAACTATAACATGGGTTTCATTACCAACAACGAACGTTACAACCAGGTGATCGATATCTGGACACATGTAAACTCCGAGTTGTCTAATATCCTGATGAAGACTATTTCTTCGGATGACCAGGGATTCAACTCTGTATATATGATGCTTGATTCCGGTGCCCGTGGTTCTAAAGAACAGATTCGTCAGTTGTCAGGTATGCGTGGTTTGATGGCAAAACCCCAGAAAGCAGGTGCAGAAGGTGGTCAGATCATCGAGAACCCAATCTTGTCGAACTTTAAAGAAGGACTTTCGGTGTTGGAGTACTTTATCTCTACCCACGGTGCTCGTAAAGGTTTGGCGGATACAGCTTTGAAGACTGCCGATGCCGGTTATCTGACTCGTCGTCTGGTGGACGTATCACACGATGTGATTATTACAGAAGAAGACTGCGGTACACTTCGCGGATTGGTTTGTACAGACCTTAAGAATAACGATGAAGTTATTGCTACTCTGTACGAACGTATCTTGGGACGTGTTTCCGTACATGATATTATTCATCCTACAACAGGAGAACTGCTTGTTGCCGGTGGTGAGGAAATCACAGAAGAGATTGCCAAGAAGATTCAGGATTCTCCGATCGAGAGTGTTGAAATCCGCTCGGTACTGACTTGTGAGGCTAAGAAGGGTGTTTGTGCTAAATGTTACGGACGTAACCTGGCTACGAGCCGCATGGTTCAGAAGGGTGAGGCTGTCGGTGTAATCGCTGCTCAGTCTATCGGTGAGCCGGGTACACAGTTGACATTGCGTACATTCCACGCCGGTGGTACTGCCGCCAATATCGCTGCCAATGCAAGTATCGTTGCTAAAAACAATGCACGTCTTGAATTTGAAGAGTTGCGTACGGTAGATATTGTAGACGAGATGGGTGAATCTGCAAAAGTGGTAGTAGGTCGTTTGGCTGAAGTTCGTTTTGTAGACGTAAATACCGGTATCGTTCTTTCTACTCATAACGTTCCTTACGGTTCAACGCTGTATGTAGGCGATGGTGAATTGGTAGAAAAAGGCAAGATGATTGCTAAGTGGGACCCGTTCAACGCTGTAATCATTACTGAAGCAACCGGTAAGATTGAATTTGAGGGCGTAATAGAAAACGTTACTTATAAGGTTGAATCGGATGAAGCTACAGGTCTTCGTGAAATTATTATTATTGAATCCAAAGATAAGACAAAAGTACCTTCGGCTCATATCTTGACAGAAGACGGTGATCTGATTCGTACTTATAACTTGCCGGTAGGTGGTCACGTGATCATCGAAAATGGTCAGAAAGTGAAGGCTGGTGAGGTTATCGTGAAGATTCCGCGTGCCGTAGGTAAGGCGGGTGATATCACGGGTGGTCTTCCTCGTGTTACTGAATTGTTTGAAGCTCGTAACCCGTCCAATCCTGCTGTCGTTTCTGAAATCGACGGTGAGGTGACAATGGGTAAGATCAAGCGTGGTAACCGTGAGATTATCGTAACTTCTAAGACTGGTGAGGTTAAGAAATATTTGGTAGCATTGTCTAAGCAGATCCTTGTACAGGAAAATGACTATGTACGTGCAGGTACTCCGTTGTCTGACGGTGCTATTACTCCGGCGGATATCTTGGCTATCAAAGGTCCTACGGCTGTACAGGAATATATCGTGAATGAAGTTCAGGATGTATACCGTCTGCAGGGTGTGAAGATCAATGATAAGCATTTTGAGATTATCGTGCGTCAGATGATGCGTAAGGTACAGATTGACGAACCGGGTGATACTCGTTTCTTGGAACAACAGGTTGTAGATAAGCTTGAGTTCATGGAGGAAAACGATCGTATCTGGGGTAAGAAAGTCGTGGTTGATGCAGGTGATTCTCAAAATATGCAAGCCGGTCAGATTGTGACTGCCCGTAAGTTGCGTGATGAGAATAGTATGCTGAAACGTCGTGACTTGAAACCTGTTGAGGTTCGTGATGCGGTAGCCGCAACTTCTACTCAGATTCTTCAAGGTATTACACGTGCTGCTTTGCAGACTTCAAGCTTTATGTCGGCTGCTTCCTTCCAGGAAACAACGAAGGTATTGAATGAGGCTGCTATTAACGGCAAGGTTGATAAACTGGAGGGTATGAAAGAGAACGTTATTTGCGGTCACTTGATTCCGGCAGGTACAGGCCAGCGTGAATTTGAAAAACTTATTGTTGGTTCAAAAGAAGAGTATGACCGTATCTTGGCTAATAAGAAAACAGTACTCGACTACAATGAAGTAGAATAATACAATTCAATTGACTAGATAAAGGAGGAGCGATTGCCTGATGAGGTAGTTGCTCCTTTTTTTGATCTTGAAGGTAATTGGTTGTGGAGGGAAACTTATCAGATAGTCTGATTGTACATAGAGTTTTTTTCATTACTTTTGTATAAAGTATATAGGCATTTGATTAATCCTTGAATAATAATGCGACAATCATGAAAAAGTTCTGTTTCTTGTTTATCAATTCTTTATTTCTAGTCTCTGGTATTTTTGCGGGCGAAACAGAGTATACCAAAGGGCTTTCAATCTGGTTTGATACTCCGAATGTGGTGGAAGAACACACAGCTTGGGAATCGCAGTCATTGCCCATTGGAAATGGTAGTCTGGGTGCTAACATTATAGGGTCAGTGGACACCGAACGTATCACTTTCAATGAAAAGACGCTTTGGCGGGGTGGTCCTAATACGGCGAAAGGAGCGGAGTATTATTGGAATGTTAATAAACAATCCGCTCATGTTTTGGATGAGATACGTAAGGCGTTTACGGAAGGGGACCAGCAGAAGGCGGAAATGCTGACACGTCAGAACTTCAATAGTGAAGTACCTTATGAGGCGAATCGAGAGAAGCCGTTCCGTTTCGGCAATTTTACCATCATGGGTGAATTTTATGTGGAAACCGGACTTGATACGTTGGGAATAAGTGATTATAAGCGTATTCTTTCGTTGGATTCAGCATTGGCCGTCGTGCAGTTCAAGAAGGACAATGTGGCTTATCAACGTAGTTATTTCATTTCTTATCCTGCCAATGTAATGGTGATGCGTTTTAGTGCAGACCGAGCAGGGATGCAGAATC
This window encodes:
- the rplJ gene encoding 50S ribosomal protein L10; translated protein: MRKEDKSTIIEQIAATVKEYGHFYLVDVTAMDATATSALRRDCFKSDIKLMVVKNTLLHKALESLEEDFSPLYDSLKGTTAVMFCNTANVPAKLIKDKAKDGIPGLKAAYAEESFYIGADQLDALVAIKSKNEVIADIVALLQSPAKNVISALQSGGNTLHGVLKTLGERPE
- the rplL gene encoding 50S ribosomal protein L7/L12, which translates into the protein MADLKAFAEQLVNLTVKEVNELATILKEEYGIEPAAAAVAVAAGPAAGAAAAEEKTSFDVVLKSAGAAKLQVVKAVKEACGLGLKEAKDLVDGAPSTVKEGLAKDEAESLKKTLEEAGAEVELK
- the rpoB gene encoding DNA-directed RNA polymerase subunit beta, whose product is MSSNTVNQRVNFASTKNPLEYPDFLEVQLKSFQDFLQLDTPPEKRKNEGLYKVFAENFPIADTRNNFVLEFLDYYIDPPRYTIDDCIERGLTYSVPLKAKLKLYCTDPDHEDFDTVIQDVFLGPIPYMTDKATFVINGAERVVVSQLHRSPGVFFGQSVHANGTKLYSARIIPFKGSWIEFATDINNVMYAYIDRKKKLPVTTLLRAIGFENDKDILEIFNLAEDVKVNKTNLKKVLGRKLAARVLKTWIEDFVDEDTGEVVSIERNEVIIDRETVLEEEHIDEILESGVQNILLHKDEPNQSDYSIIYNTLQKDPSNSEKEAVLYIYRQLRNADPADDASAREVINNLFFSEKRYDLGDVGRYRINKKLNLTTDMDVRVLTKEDIIEIIKYLIELINSKADVDDIDHLSNRRVRTVGEQLSNQFAVGLARMSRTIRERMNVRDNEVFTPIDLINAKTISSVINSFFGTNALSQFMDQTNPLAEITNKRRMSALGPGGLSRERAGFEVRDVHYTHYGRLCPIETPEGPNIGLISSLCVFAKINDLGFIETPYRKVENGKVDLSENGLVYLTAEEEEEKIIAQGNAPLNDDGTFVRNKVKSRQDADFPVVEPSEVNLMDVSPQQIASIAASLIPFLEHDDANRALMGSNMMRQAVPLLRSEAPIVGTGIERQLVRDSRTQITAEGDGVVDYVDATTIRILYDRTEDEEFVSFEPALKEYRIPKFRKTNQNMTIDLRPICDKGQRVKKGDILTEGYSTEKGELALGKNLLVAYMPWKGYNYEDAIVLNERVVREDLLTSVHVEEYSLEVRETKRGMEELTSDIPNVSEEATKDLDENGIVRIGARIEPGDIMIGKITPKGESDPSPEEKLLRAIFGDKAGDVKDASLKASPSLKGVVIDKKLFSRVIKNRSSKLADKALLPKIDDEFESKVADLKRILVKKLMTLTEGKVSQGVKDYLGAEVIAKGAKFSASDFDSLDFTSIQLSNWTSDEHANGMIRDLVMNFIKKYKELDAELKRKKFAITIGDELPAGIIQMAKVYIAKKRKIGVGDKMAGRHGNKGIVSRVVRQEDMPFLADGTPVDIVLNPLGVPSRMNIGQIFEAVLGRAGKTLGVKFATPIFDGATMEDLNEWTDKAGLPRYCKTYLCDGGTGEQFDQPATVGVTYMLKLGHMVEDKMHARSIGPYSLITQQPLGGKAQFGGQRFGEMEVWALEGFGAAHILQEILTIKSDDVVGRSKAYEAIVKGEPMPQPGIPESLNVLLHELRGLGLSINLE
- the rpoC gene encoding DNA-directed RNA polymerase subunit beta' → MAFRKENKTKSNFSKISIGLASPEEILENSSGEVLKPETINYRTYKPERDGLFCERIFGPIKDYECHCGKYKRIRYKGIVCDRCGVEVTEKKVRRERMGHIQLVVPVAHIWYFRSLPNKIGYLLGLPTKKLDSIIYYERYVVIQPGVKAEDGVAEYDLLSEEEYLDILDTLPKDNQYLEDNDPNKFVAKMGAEAIYDLLARLDLDALSYELRHRAGNDASQQRKNEALKRLQVVESFRASRGRNKPEWMIVRIVPVIPPELRPLVPLDGGRFATSDLNDLYRRVIIRNNRLKRLIEIKAPEVILRNEKRMLQESVDSLFDNSRKSSAVKTDANRPLKSLSDSLKGKQGRFRQNLLGKRVDYSARSVIVVGPELKMGECGIPKLMAAELYKPFIIRKLIERGIVKTVKSAKKIVDRKEPVIWDILEHVMKGHPVLLNRAPTLHRLGIQAFQPKMIEGKAIQLHPLACTAFNADFDGDQMAVHLPLSNEAILEAQMLMLQSHNILNPANGAPITVPAQDMVLGLYYITKLRAGAKGEGLTFYGPEEALIAYNEGKVDIHAPVKVIVKDVDENGNIVDVMRETSVGRVIVNEIVPPEAGYINTIISKKSLRDIISDVIKVCGVAKAADFLDGIKNLGYQMAFKGGLSFNLGDIIIPEEKETLVQKGYDEVEQVVNNYNMGFITNNERYNQVIDIWTHVNSELSNILMKTISSDDQGFNSVYMMLDSGARGSKEQIRQLSGMRGLMAKPQKAGAEGGQIIENPILSNFKEGLSVLEYFISTHGARKGLADTALKTADAGYLTRRLVDVSHDVIITEEDCGTLRGLVCTDLKNNDEVIATLYERILGRVSVHDIIHPTTGELLVAGGEEITEEIAKKIQDSPIESVEIRSVLTCEAKKGVCAKCYGRNLATSRMVQKGEAVGVIAAQSIGEPGTQLTLRTFHAGGTAANIAANASIVAKNNARLEFEELRTVDIVDEMGESAKVVVGRLAEVRFVDVNTGIVLSTHNVPYGSTLYVGDGELVEKGKMIAKWDPFNAVIITEATGKIEFEGVIENVTYKVESDEATGLREIIIIESKDKTKVPSAHILTEDGDLIRTYNLPVGGHVIIENGQKVKAGEVIVKIPRAVGKAGDITGGLPRVTELFEARNPSNPAVVSEIDGEVTMGKIKRGNREIIVTSKTGEVKKYLVALSKQILVQENDYVRAGTPLSDGAITPADILAIKGPTAVQEYIVNEVQDVYRLQGVKINDKHFEIIVRQMMRKVQIDEPGDTRFLEQQVVDKLEFMEENDRIWGKKVVVDAGDSQNMQAGQIVTARKLRDENSMLKRRDLKPVEVRDAVAATSTQILQGITRAALQTSSFMSAASFQETTKVLNEAAINGKVDKLEGMKENVICGHLIPAGTGQREFEKLIVGSKEEYDRILANKKTVLDYNEVE